AGGGTGTGAAGTAAGCCCTCTTACGTTTTCGATAATGCTGGTCTTAGCTTCTTTTGTTGAGCCCTTCCATTCCAGGGTTTTGGAAGTCTCTGCCTAGGAAGAACCAGTACTTGTTGATTGCTGCATCCTTTGGCTGAGTTGGTCGAAGCTTGTCTGGTTGGCGGCCGATTCGATACCAGGGTGGTTCCTAACGGGTTTTCCGCTTCACTGTTGAGGAGTTGGAGGTCGCAGATAATTGCTCCACCTTCCTGGAGTTGGTCGAACTCGTCGAGCACAACCACGCTCGACGAATCAGTCGCCGCTGCAGATGCACTCGTGGCTCCGACTGGCGAGCTGGAGAATGTGGCGGTGAATTTGTTCGGCCAGATCGACCATCAGTCTCGCGTTTTCCTCCGTTCCGACGCCCTCTCTGTAGTACGTGCGGGAACGGTTGTTCTCCCACAACTGGACCAGTTTCTCCTTGAAGTCGGTGCCGTACAGCGCGGCGTTTTCACCGAGTTCGTAGACTTTCCTGTGGTCGACGAACTCGCCGTCCCGGATGTACCCGTTTTCGCGGAGGTAGAACTGGATACTGCGTTCGATCGAAGCAAACGAGGCCTCGATTATCACGGTGTAGTAGCCGTTCTGCTTTTGGAGAGAGCGTACGGTCTCCAGCATCCGACAGGACTTCCTGAGCTGTAGAAGCGCGGGATCGTCTACCTCCAGTCCGGTTTCGGGTCTGCCCGACCCGATCCGGAACTCCGCCAGTACGGCATCTAACGTGTCCTCTATCGAGCTATTATCCATCCAGAATCACCTGTCGTAGCTCCGCGAGTCGGTCGGTAGAGTAGAGGGTGACCGCCTCCGAAACGATCTCTTGGAGTTTCTCTCCGTACTGTTCGGCGGTTTCGACCGATTCGACCAGTACCTGAAACTCGTACCGCTCTCCACCGAACGTCGATCCCTCCACCTCCCGTTTCACGTCCTCTATCTCTCTGCGTGACTGCAGCAGGTCGTCCGCTACGATCACCTGGATGTCGATGTCGCTGGTTCGGTCTGCCTCTCCCCGGGCGACGCTTCCGAAAAGCAGGATGCCGACGAGATTGCCCCCTTGTTCCTCCGCTACCCTGTCAGTGAAGGCCTTTACCGGGTCCCGGAACTCTTCCTGCGGAATTTCCGCGATAGGATCGTCGGGTTTCCGGAGCCGGCCGCGGTTTATCGACGTGAGTCTCCTGTTGCCGTCTCTCCGGGTCCGGGTCAGGTCGAGTTGACCGAGCACATCGAGCGCCGTATCGACAGTTTGGGCACCGTGCCCGGTCAGTTCCCGAAGTTGGCGGACGCCGAACTCCTCGTGTGGATTCCGGTAGAGCAGTTCCAGGATGTCGTCAGTCGCCTGGTTCCGGAACACCCGCTCTTCGCCTAGTGGGACGGGTACCAGAACACCGGCCGCATTTCGGTCAACTTCGCTGTCCACGGTCAACATTACTGACCGATCTTCATATAGATTATCCTGAACCGAACCGTCCCCTCCTGTCCCGACTCCGCGACGGCTCGCCCGCTCCAAACGGCTTTGTTTCCGCAACTCACCGACCTAACACTCCGGATATGGACGTCCGATCGACAACTCTCACATATTTGGTCCGAAAAACGTGGCCTCGGCAGTCACGACTCACAACCTATCCATAGTGAATGTGATTAGCGCGCCTATAGAGTCCGTTTGTTCCGTTACTGCTCGTCCAACATCCGGATTCCGCGCTCCACGACTGCCTCGGTCACGAAGAGACTCGTCTCACGCTGGAGTGCTCGCATACGGGATGCCGAGTCGTCTCTATCGAGCAATCCGCGGCCGTAACCGAGCGCGATGACGCCGATAGAACCGCGTACTTCGACACCCGCGTCGGATGCCGCTTCTCAGGCGGCGAGGTCGTCGGTTAGGAGGACGATTCCCCGCTCGTCTGCAATCGCAAGCGCAGCGCGTTCTCCGGCATCCAGTTCTTCATCCCCGATTCGACTTTCGTCGACTTCGACAAGTTCGTACGAGAGGTCGGCCAACCCGTCCGGAATACCACCGGCGTCGACTTCCTCGTAAACCGTCTCTGGAATGAGGAGCGTATCAAACGTCGAGAAGAGTTCGAGCGAATCGATTTCAGTGAGGTGAATGAGCGGCCCCGCATCAGAAACAGCCGCGAGTGTCACGCGTTCAAGCCCCAGTCGACGTCTTCCTCGACGACCTCACGTTCCTGCTCTACCCGCTCGACCTTCGACCGACCGACACGTCCGATTGCGTCTTCGCGGTCGAGTTCGCCGTCGAGGTACCGCGCGAGAACGAGGTGTTCCCACAGGTCTTCGAGGCCGCGTTCGAGTGCCCGTTCGAACACTTCGGACTCCGGAAGGCCCCGAGCCTCGGCGATTTCTCGAACCCGGTCGGAAATTTCAGCGGCCATATCGTGTGATTGCTCGGCAACGTTCATAAATCCGTGTCTGCTCCTCGGTGGGCATCTGACCGGGGCCTATGTCTACCGTGGCCATAGCCAGATGGCCCAGAGACACCATCTACCGTCAAAAATGGAGGCCTCGGCACTCATAGGGGTCGTCACCGCCGGGTCGTCAGGCCGGCTCGGAACCGCGGGTCGTCATCGGCCGGCCGGACGTACGCGGTCACGCGGCAAGTCGGTTTCCACCGCGAGTTGAGCGGCCGTCGGTCCGTCATCGCGGAGTAACTGCGCGTTTCGACGCGTAAGACCGGCTTGTCTGGGCTACCCGGCGGCTAACTAAGCCCGTGCCGTCGCAAGGGAGTCTGCATGGAAACTCAAGACCAACAGCAGGAAGCGGTACGAGCCGCCGAAGACACCGGAACGGACCCGGCAGTGATCCTCGCGGCGGGGTCGGTCGTACTGTCGTGGTTCTTCTTCTACGCGCGCGGCGACAAGCAACAGGGCCTGTTCGTCGGGCTCTGGCCGCCGACGATCCTCGCGTTCGCGAGCTACTTCGAGCAGACGAAGATGAGCGACATGGTCGAGCGCGCGACCGGTCGCGACACCCTCGTCGGCCGCGTCGAGCGGATGGTCCAGAGCCGCGCGGAGTAGCGACCTCGCGGCGGAGCGGCCTCGAACCGACACCTCAGCCGACCGCCCCGGTACTGTCAGGCTTCCGGGCGGCCGACGTTTTTTCGAGGCCGGTCCGGCCGAGCGGTGCGACTGCTCGGCCGGTGTCCGGTCCGCATCCGGCGGCCGTCGAGCGCGACCACCGGGAGAGATTTACCGGACCGCGAGCTACCCCGGAGCATGCTGGAGGTCGACGGGAGCGACGGGGGCGGCCAGCTCGTCAGGACCGCGCTCACGCTGTCTGTACTCGACGACGAACCCGTCGAGATCGAACACGTCCGGGGGAACCGCTCGGAACCCGGACTGGGCGCCCAGCACCTCGCCGCGGTCGAGACGGCGGCGGCTGTCGCCGACGCCGAGGTCGAGGGCGCCGAGCGAGGGTCGGAGACGGTCACGTTCGAACCCGAAGCGGTCTCGGGCGGCCGCTACGAGGCCGATATCGGGACCGCCGGGAGCCTCACGCTGCTGTTCGACACGCTCCTCCCGCTGGCGGCGACGATCGATGAGCCGCTCACGGTCACGGCGACGGGCGGGACGGACGTGGCGTGGTCGCCGCCGCTGGCCTACTACCGCGCGGTCAAACTGCCGCTGCTCCGGCAGTTCGGGCTCGCGGCCGCCGTCGAACTCGACCGGGCCGGCTTCTATCCCGCGGGCGGCGGCCGCGCGACGCTGCACCTGTGGCCCTCCGACCTGTCACGGGTCGACCTCGCCGGGCCGCTGGAGCCGACGGCGGCCCGGGTCTACTCGAAGGCGGCGGCGGACCTTGCCGACGCCGAGGTGGCCGAGCGCCAGGCCGACGCCGCGACCGACGCGCTCCACGGGCTCGGGATCGAGACCGTCGAGCACCGGACCGGATACGTCGCGAGCGACAGCCCCGGTTCGGCCCTGGTCGTCCGGCTGGACGGGGCGCCGATGGGGACCGACGGGTCGGAGTCGGGTAGCGCCGGGTCGGGGCCGCGACGGCCGCTGGCCGGGCTCGACGCGTACGGTGCGCCGGGCAAACCGGCCGAGGAAGTCGCCGCCGAGGTCACCGACCAGGTGCGGCGCTTCCGCGGGGGCGGCGCCGCGGTCGACGCCCACCTCGCGGACCAACTGCTCGTCTTTCTCGCCGTCACCGGCGGCCGCGTCGCGGTCCCCGGGATCTCCGACCACGTCGCCACCGAGCGCGCGCTGCTGGAGACGTTCGACCGACCGGTCGGCGTCGACCGCTCCGGACCGGCCCCGGTCCTCACCGCTGATCGCTAACTGACAGGTGGCGTCGCGGGTCCGCGAGCCCGAAGCGGCCCGTGCGCGGGTCCCGGAGCGTCTCTCCGGTATCTGACCTATCGATCTTCCGTGATGCAAACGCTTTTGCGGGTCTATCGACAGTGGCGAGACGACCGAATGTCCGAGGGCACCACCGTCGCAGTGCAAGACCGTATCGACGAGGTAGAGGCGCCGCTCCGGCGGGTGTTCAGGGAGTACGGCCTGCCGCGGATCCACTGGTTCGCCGTCGCGGTGGCGATGAACCTGGTCGCGCGGCTGTCGGCGCTGGTGCCCGCGCTCGTCCTGGGGACGGCCATCGACGCGGTGTTCAACGAGACGGGCGCCTACGACCTACCGCTCGTCCCGGCGTCGTGGATCCCGAACCAGCCGGAGGCGCAGTTCTGGTTCTCCGTGTCCCTCATCGTCGCCGCGTTCGTCCTGACGGCGGTCTGCACCTGGGCGCAGGGGATCACGAGCGACGTCTTCGCCCACCGGTCGCTCCACGCCGTCCGCGTCGACACGTTCCGGCGGATGCAGGAACTGGACATGGCCTTCTTCGACGAGCAGGAGACCGGCGAGGCGATGTCCATCCTCAACCAGGACGCGACCAACCTGGAGCGCTTTCTCGACCAGGCGCTGAAGAACGGCACCCGCCTGATCATCATGGTGCTCGCCATCGGCGGGCTCCTGCTGTGGATCAACTGGCAACTCGCCTTGGTGACGCTGGTCGCCGTCCCCGTGATGGCGCTTTTCACCTGGTGGTTCAGCCGGACGGTCGCGCCGCGGTACGACGCGGTCCGTTCGAGCATCGGCGACCTGAACACCCGCCTGGAGAACTCTATCGGGGGGATGCAGCTCGTCAAGACCGCCAACACCGAGGAGTTCGAGACCGAGCGCGTCGAGGAGGCCTCCTGGAACTTCTACACCACCAACATCGACGTGCTGAAGATCGCCTTCGTCTATCGACCGGGGATGCGCATGCTCGCCGGCCTCTCCTTCGCGACGACGTTCATCGTCGGCGGCCTGTGGCTGTTCTCCGGCCCGCCGCTCTTTTTCTCCGGCGAGCTCACCGTCGGGAACTTCGTCGTGTTCATCTTCATGACCCAGCGGTTCATCGACCCGCTGGCCCAGATCTCGAACATCATCGACTGGACCGAGAACGCCCGCGCCTCCGGCAAGCGCATCTTCGGACTGATGGACACGCCGGTCCGCATCGAGGACGACCCGGACGCCGTCGAACTCGACGCCGTCGACGGCGAGGTCGCCTACGACGACGTGGCCTTCTCCTACGACGGCGAGGAGACCATCCTCCGGGACGTGAGTTTCGACGCCGACGCCGGCGACACGGTCGCCTACGTCGGGCCGACCGGCGCCGGCAAGTCCACGGCCGTCAAGCTCCTGATGCGGCTGTACGACGTGGACGAGGGCGCGATCAGCGTCGACGGCCACGACATCCGCGACGTGACCGTCGGGAGCCTCCGCGAGTCGATCGGGTACGTCAGCCAGGAGACGTACCTCTTCGACGGCACCGTCGCCGAGAACATCCGCTACGGCGAGTTCGACGCCTCCCGCGAGGAGATCGAAGAGGCCGCCAAAGCCGCCGAAGCCCACGAGTTCATCACCGACCTTTCCGACGGCTACGACACGCAGGTCGGCGAGCGCGGCGCCCGCCTCTCGGGCGGCCAGCGCCAGCGCATCTCCATCGCCCGCACCGTCCTGCAGGACCCGGACATCCTGATCCTCGACGAGGCGACCTCCGCCGTCGACACCGAGACGGAGGTCCTGATCCAGCGCTCGCTGGACCGCCTGGCCGCCGACCGCACGACCTTCGTCATCGCCCACCGCCTCTCGACGGTGACCGACGCCGAGACGATCCTCGTGCTGGAGGACGGTCGGGTCGTCGAACGGGGGACTCACCAGGAACTGCTGGAGGAAGACGGCCTCTACGCCAACCTCTGGGCCGTCCAGGCCGGAGAGATCGACGACCTCCCCGACGAGTTCGTCGACCGCGCCCGCGGCGACAGCTGACGGCCCCGAACCGGCGACGCCTGACAGCCCCGAACCGGCGACGCCTGACAGCCCCGAACCGGCGACGCCTGACAGCCCCAAACCGGCGACGCCTGACAGCCCCGTGTCACCGGTTTCGGTATCGAGAGCGTGACGCACGACTCGCGGAGACAGCCCTTCTGAGTCGAATTTCGACCGCAATTCGGGGGAATTTGGGTCCCAGGTCGGAAAACCGTCTTGTACGGATCGAGACCTGTTTTCGGACGGACGCCAGTCCGGGAACCCCTACCCATGCCAGTCTGTGCCCACTGCGACACGCACGTCTCGGAACAGTTCGCGCGCGTCTTCGCCGACGAGGGCGGCGACGTCCACGCCTGTCCGACCTGCTCGGCCAACAGCGGTATCGCCGAAGTCTCCAGGGAACGAGCGCAAGAAGTCTGATCCCCGCCGACGCTCGGCCGTCGCCGACCGCCCGGCGTCTCCCGTCGGCGACCGGCCCATCCTCCGAGCCCACCGAGTCCGCTTCCGTCCGTCGCTACCGACTCAGTAGACCGCGTTCCGGATCGCGTCGTCGAGGTCCTCGAACTCGGCGAGGTACTCCCGGCGCTCCTCTCGGAGCTCGGCTATCTGCTCGTCGGCGTCGTCGAGCGCGTCGCCCACGTCGAACCGGCTCACGTCCAGTTCCGGGACGGAGTCGGGGACGGTCAGGCCCGTGGTCGGGTCGTCGGTCCAGTCGACGCGCCCGCGACTGACTTCGCGGAGCAGGGTCACCGTGTCGTCGACGCTGACGTCGCGATCGCCGACGGACCCGGTGTTGAGCAGGTACGCGTCGGCGTCGAGGTCGGCGACGAGGTCGCGAAAGCGGTTGCCCTCCTCGCCCTCGCTGCCGACGATGAAGGGGTTGGTGCCGACGACGCGGATGGCCTCGCCCGCGCTGTCGGGGTCGCCGGCGCTCGTCTGGACGGACTCGCCGAGCATGAACGCCGCCGCGGCCTCCTCCGGCGAGAGCTTCGCCAGCGGCGGCATCGCGGGGTTGCGCGTGATGAAGAAGACCTGGTCGACCGACGGGAGGTCGATCTCCTCGTCGGCCGAGGGGAGCTGCTCGCGCAGGACGACCGCGCGACCGTTGGCGGTGTGAGCGTCGCTGTCGAAGTCGACCGTGCCGTCCTCGGCGACGTCGACGTTGTCCAGCACCGCCGACTCGTGGGTCGCGGCTTCGTAGAGGTCCGGCTGCTCGTCGTGGTCGAGACCGATGGTCTTGATGAACAGGCCCTCGCCCTCGCTGCCGGCCACGGTCCCGTCCTCACGCAGGGCGCAGACGTCGTCCTGGAGCATCGTCGCGTCTTCGGGCGCTTCGAGGCCCAGGTCGTGCGCGGTGAGCGTCGACTTGCCGGTCCCCGAGAGGCCGAGGAAGACCTGCCCGACCGTCTCCAGGTCGGCGTCGTCGGTCGCGGGCTCGTCGTCTTCGCTGCGCCGGATCCGGACCCGCTTGGTGCCGGCGTGGAGGCCGAGGCCGCCCTGGCGCTTGGCGTCGAACATGAACAGCCGCAGGAACGACTTCTTGGCCTCGCCGGTGTAGTCGGTGCCGAGGACCGCGGTGAACCCCTCTTCGGGGAGCACGCGGACGGCGACCTCGTCGGCGTCGGGGACCTGGACCGTCACGAAGTCGGGGTCGGCGTCGGCGGGGGCGGGTTCGAAG
The window above is part of the Halosimplex rubrum genome. Proteins encoded here:
- a CDS encoding nucleotidyltransferase domain-containing protein, which encodes MDSEVDRNAAGVLVPVPLGEERVFRNQATDDILELLYRNPHEEFGVRQLRELTGHGAQTVDTALDVLGQLDLTRTRRDGNRRLTSINRGRLRKPDDPIAEIPQEEFRDPVKAFTDRVAEEQGGNLVGILLFGSVARGEADRTSDIDIQVIVADDLLQSRREIEDVKREVEGSTFGGERYEFQVLVESVETAEQYGEKLQEIVSEAVTLYSTDRLAELRQVILDG
- the rtcA gene encoding RNA 3'-terminal phosphate cyclase, encoding MLEVDGSDGGGQLVRTALTLSVLDDEPVEIEHVRGNRSEPGLGAQHLAAVETAAAVADAEVEGAERGSETVTFEPEAVSGGRYEADIGTAGSLTLLFDTLLPLAATIDEPLTVTATGGTDVAWSPPLAYYRAVKLPLLRQFGLAAAVELDRAGFYPAGGGRATLHLWPSDLSRVDLAGPLEPTAARVYSKAAADLADAEVAERQADAATDALHGLGIETVEHRTGYVASDSPGSALVVRLDGAPMGTDGSESGSAGSGPRRPLAGLDAYGAPGKPAEEVAAEVTDQVRRFRGGGAAVDAHLADQLLVFLAVTGGRVAVPGISDHVATERALLETFDRPVGVDRSGPAPVLTADR
- a CDS encoding ABC transporter ATP-binding protein codes for the protein MSEGTTVAVQDRIDEVEAPLRRVFREYGLPRIHWFAVAVAMNLVARLSALVPALVLGTAIDAVFNETGAYDLPLVPASWIPNQPEAQFWFSVSLIVAAFVLTAVCTWAQGITSDVFAHRSLHAVRVDTFRRMQELDMAFFDEQETGEAMSILNQDATNLERFLDQALKNGTRLIIMVLAIGGLLLWINWQLALVTLVAVPVMALFTWWFSRTVAPRYDAVRSSIGDLNTRLENSIGGMQLVKTANTEEFETERVEEASWNFYTTNIDVLKIAFVYRPGMRMLAGLSFATTFIVGGLWLFSGPPLFFSGELTVGNFVVFIFMTQRFIDPLAQISNIIDWTENARASGKRIFGLMDTPVRIEDDPDAVELDAVDGEVAYDDVAFSYDGEETILRDVSFDADAGDTVAYVGPTGAGKSTAVKLLMRLYDVDEGAISVDGHDIRDVTVGSLRESIGYVSQETYLFDGTVAENIRYGEFDASREEIEEAAKAAEAHEFITDLSDGYDTQVGERGARLSGGQRQRISIARTVLQDPDILILDEATSAVDTETEVLIQRSLDRLAADRTTFVIAHRLSTVTDAETILVLEDGRVVERGTHQELLEEDGLYANLWAVQAGEIDDLPDEFVDRARGDS
- a CDS encoding DUF7563 family protein, which codes for MPVCAHCDTHVSEQFARVFADEGGDVHACPTCSANSGIAEVSRERAQEV
- a CDS encoding phosphoenolpyruvate carboxykinase (ATP), whose translation is MSQHGTVMESPTAALADPRSADNVEYDPSFASLRENSVDLETTTEYGSPSYVSDHRSRNADRTENALDRDFGPADYGHVETAVDAAADREMVCLDRQLGRHPDNTYVCRYYVPAEYSRIALAWAKLFEPAPADADPDFVTVQVPDADEVAVRVLPEEGFTAVLGTDYTGEAKKSFLRLFMFDAKRQGGLGLHAGTKRVRIRRSEDDEPATDDADLETVGQVFLGLSGTGKSTLTAHDLGLEAPEDATMLQDDVCALREDGTVAGSEGEGLFIKTIGLDHDEQPDLYEAATHESAVLDNVDVAEDGTVDFDSDAHTANGRAVVLREQLPSADEEIDLPSVDQVFFITRNPAMPPLAKLSPEEAAAAFMLGESVQTSAGDPDSAGEAIRVVGTNPFIVGSEGEEGNRFRDLVADLDADAYLLNTGSVGDRDVSVDDTVTLLREVSRGRVDWTDDPTTGLTVPDSVPELDVSRFDVGDALDDADEQIAELREERREYLAEFEDLDDAIRNAVY